The genomic DNA CAGGTCGCCCCATGCGTCTACAACAGTCTTTTCGCACACGCACTCCCTGCCAGGAGTGCAGCCCATGACTGCTGCTGTCTGAGTTTACCCCTCTTGCACCCCCTCAGACAGCGGCCCGGAGAACCCTAGATGAACAACCCCTCCGTGCTGGCCTACTGCGCGCTGGTCGCGTTCGCCCTCTTCCTGATGGCCCTGGGGGCGGACCTCCCCTTCAAAGACCTCCTCAAGACCATCGACGCCAACGGCAAGGACGCCGCCATGCTGGCAGCCCTGGCCCTGGTCCTGGGGTTCCTGCTGACCCTGTTCAAGAAGTAGCTCCAAGGCGTTCACGACCTCACCGCAGGGGCAGGCAGGCTGCTGGTGGGGAACACAAAAAAGAGGGCGGCCCTTGGTGGCCGCTCCTCTTTGATGTTGGGCAATATAGCGCGGGATGCAGTCTGGGTCAACGATATGCACCTTTCCGCCCTGGCTGTCCAGCCCACTCACCCTCAAGTCAACGCCTCTATACGGTCGAGGTAGACCTGGATCAGGCGGTATTGGGGCAGCAGGGCCTCCACGCGCGGCCACTACGCCTCCAGAAACTCCCGCATGGGCCGGGCGCGCAGGTTCCCGCAGTGCAAGCGCACCAGCCACGGCGGAGGCGCGTCCAGGGCCAGCATCCGGTCGATGAAGTCCGCGTCCTTGGTGACGATCACCAGGGCGTGCTCGGTGGCGTAGGTCCACAGCTCCAGGTCGGTGGGTTTTTCCCCAGCTCCTTCAGCAGGTAGCCGCCGGGCTTCAAGCCGTCTTCTCAACGGTGAACTGATGGGCCAGCAGCCGGGAGGAGAAGGCGAGGCACGCCAGCACGTCCTCCCGCGTCAGGGTCGGGTATTCGTCCAGCACGTCCTCGATGCTGTCCCCGGCGGCGAGGAACTCGATGACCGTCTGCGCCGTGATGCGGGTGCCCTTCACGGTGGGCCTGCCGTTGCAGATGGCCGGGTCGATGACGATCCGCTCGTTCATGGCCTCAGGCTACGACCTGAAGGGCCGACAGGAGGGCCGCAAATGCGGCAGCGCGGTTCCTCCCGGGCACTTACCCTGCCTCCATGCGTCCCCTGCCCTTCCTGGCCCTCCTGTGGGCCTCCGTCGCTGCCGCCGAGGTGCCCGCCAGCATCACAGGCGTCCCGACCATCACGGACGGCGACACCCTGCAAATCCGGGGCACCAAGATCAGGCTCCACGGCGTCGACGCCCCGGAGTCCTCCCAGACCTACCTGCGCGCCGGGAAGGTCTACGGCTGTGGCCGCGAGGCCGCCTTCGCCCTGGCGGACCTCGTGCGGGGCAAGAACGTCACCTGCACCCGCCAGGACGTGGACCGCTACGGGCGCATGGTCGCGGTCTGCACGGTGGGCTGCGTGGAGGTCAACCGCTGGCTGGTGCAACAGGGGCACGCCCTGCCCTCCCTGCAATACGGCGGGGCGATCTACCGGGACGCGGAGGCCACCGCCAGGGCGGCCAAAAGGGGCCTCTACGCGGAGAGTTTCCAGAACCCCTGGGACTATAGGCGCAATCCGCAGAACCCGGTCACGGCGGGCACCCCCAGGGCGGCCTCGCCTGCCCCGGCGGCCACTCCGTCGAGCAGCGCGGGCGGCGTGTACTACCGCAACTGCGCGGCGGCCAGGGCGGCGGGCGCGGCCCCCGTGCGGGCGGGGCAGCCGGGGTACGGCACCCACCTGGACCGGGACCGCGACGGCGTGGGGTGTGAGTGATTGAGCACGAGGGGCACGCGGCGGCCAACGAGGAGCAGGTCAGGCTCCTGCGGGAGGCCCTGGCGCAGACAGCAACCCCAGCGTTGCGGGAGGAGGCGGTCCCCCTGGACGCTCTGCCGCGTGGGACAGAGCCGGACTCGCCCGGCCTGGAGTGAACCCGCAGGAGCAAATGGCGGTCTTCGCAAGTTGCCCTCCTCCCTGCTCAAGGGTTTTGCCGTCCTGCACACGCCATCACGCCTATCCCATCCCGACCGCCTCAGGGCTAAATTGCGAAAATCGCCATTGGGGGGCGGGTGACGCCCGGAAGACGCGTGTGGGCTGCGGCCCTAGGAGAGAAACATGGCTCAGACGTACCTATGCGTGGTGGAGCAGGGAGATGAGGGCTCAAGCTGGGGTGCCTACGCCCTAGACCTGCCCGTGAGCGCTACGGGGGCGAGCCGCGACAAGGTCGTCCGGCTGCTCCGGGAAAGGCTGGCACTACACATCGACTGGCTCCGGGCGGACGGGGAGGAGGTGCCCCCGCCCACCACCACGGAGGCGCAGCACCGCGCCGAGTTGGAAGCCGACGAGGCCCCGGAGATCAGCGACCTCAGCCGCACCGAGTTTCTGCTCCTGGAGCCAGTTTCCTTCCACGCGGCAGTGATGGTCCTGGAGCGGTTGCGCTGGAAGGCGGGGCTGAGCCAGCGGCAGGTGGCGGAGCGCCTGCTCAACCCGTTCAAGCTCGATCAGGACCGCGCCCGCCTGCGCGCCGTCGCGGCGGCCCTGGGCCAGGAGCCGGGGAGCGAGCCGGTCGACCGCCCCGCCTGAAGGGGCACCCCTTGCCTACCGGACCTGCCCCCACCCTGGAGGAGCCATGACCGCACCCACTGTCGATCCTGAAGCCCTGTTCCTGGCCTGGAAGGCTGCCTCCGTCCACGCGGGCGGCCCGCTTGCCAGATACATTGAGACAGAGGGGCAGCACGCAGCAGCGTTGGACCTCCCGGAGGCGGTGTGGGAGGCCAAGGCCCGCAGCCCGGAGCTGGGGAGCCTGCTGGGCCTGCTCGCCGGGCACATCGCCGCCTACGAGGAGCGGGCCTTCCCTATGCCCGCCTCTCCCCCACACCGCCTGCTCGCCTTCCTGATGGAGCAGCAGGGCGTGACGGTGGCCGCCCTCGCGCAGGCCACGGGCATCGGGCAGGAGGAGCTGGACGACCTGCTTTCCGGTCAGCAGGACTTGACGCGGAGGCAGATGCACACGCTGGCCCAGGCCCTCCACGTCAGCCCGCAAGTCTTGCTCTGAGGTCGGGGCGGTCAGGGGAGCTGACAGTACCGGGAGGTCACTTCCCCCACGACCATATTGACGAAGGCGGGCAGCGTGGGGGCCTTCAGGACTACCCAGGCCGCGTCCTGGGAGAGCGTCAGGAGGAGCCGCTCGCTGTCCACGTCGAGGATGTTGATGCGGGCGTTGCCCACCCGGCTGGTCTGCGTCCCGTTGCTGCTGGTCCAGGCATCCACCCGGCCCTTGAGGACCACTGTGGCCTTCTCGATGAGCTGGTACTCGAAGTGCGGGTAGACCCGGTAGCCCCGGCTCTCCAGGGTCTCCTCCAGCGCGTTGCTGAAGTCGATGCCGTACTCCCCGTCAAAGAAGTGCTCGACCGCGATCCCCAGCACGGGGGTGGCATTGGGAGCGCACTGGGCGGTGGGCTGCTCCACCTTGAGCTGGGCGTGCGCGGTGGCGGTGAGCGCGAGGAGGGCCAGGGGGGTCAGGTGACGCACGCGGGCAGGCTAGCCGCCGGACTCTGACACGGTTGCTGCACCTGCCGGGGCGGCCCTACCGCTGCCGCAGATACCCGCCCCGGAGCAGGGCCTCGAAGTCCATCCCTTTGAAGGGCCTGCCGTTCAGGTAGCAGCGCCCGAAGGGGGCGCGCCGGAGGCGGTCGTGTCGCCCGATCACCCGGGTCGTCAGGCCGGGGAAGGGCTCCAGCCCCTCCGCCAGTCCCCACTCGTCCACCCACCGCCGGGCCTCCCCAGGGCGGCGAGGAAGCAGGGGGTACGGCTGGAACTCCTCCAGCAGCAGCATCCGGCCCACGAGGCTCCCGGTGACGTGCAGGGTGGGCCACTCCGGCGGGATCGCCTTGAGCAGGCGGTGAGTGCCCCGCAGCCGCACGGAGAAGTGCTTGCCCCCCAGCCGTTCCTGAAGACGTGCAAGATGACGAGCTGCTCGGAGAGGTCGACGCGGCGCAGCTTCCCCAACACGCTGAACCGCGTGCCGTTAGGGACGTAGGGCGGGGCCGCCCGCAGGTGCAGCACCCGGCTGGCGTCAATGAGGTGGCCCCACATGTCTGTCCGGGGGACGGCGATCAGCGACACCCGTGTGCCCAGGGAAGCGCGGTCCTCCTCACGGAGCCCGATGGGGAGGCCCCCGATGAAAGTCTGCCCTTTCACCCCGGCACGCCGCCCCTCACCCAGCCACCCGGTGACGTGGAGCGCGGCGTGGTGGGTGACGAGCTGGGAACGTTGGGCAGGCTCCGGCAGGGGCATAAGCGGTGTGACAGTATCCCGCTCCCGTAAGAGCAAGAGCGCGTTGCCCTGTGGACCTGATGGAAGCTGCTTACAGCAAGTGCATGCCAGAGCGGTCATTGACGAGGCCACTTATCCCACCACAGCTCTAGCAGCAACAGTGCTACAGCCGCAGGAGGATCAATCCGCAATACTGCCCCCGCGATACCCAGGACGAGCTTTTTATACACTTCGTGCACAGCAGCGTCCTTTGTTACCATGTGCACAAGTGCCTCGCGCATTGCCGCGTGTGTTGCTTGTTGACCATCGACAAGACCATTGCGCGCACGCTTGGTGGCTGCTGGACCTCCGACGAGCAGGATGAGTGGTGGAACTGCTATCAATAGCATTTCTAAAAATTCAAAGGCGGGTATGTGACCGTCAGTCAGACGGTAAGTGGCCAACATGCCAATCAAACCCAGGCCCGAAAACACCCAAAACCCGCGTTGTTGCTCCAGGTCCGACATCGGTGCAGTCCACCACGCGCGGCTCAACATACCCCCCCTACGCTGGGGATGATCTTAAGGTTCCCGGATATAAAAGGCGCTTTCTGGTGGGGTCAGGCGGCAGGGCGGCTCCCCACACTCCGCCACTCCCACGATCTGAGCCGGTCGAGCAACCTGGCTCGCCCCAGCGCCGCGTTCACCACGGCGGCAGGCTCCCTAGGCGGGGTGCCGCCCGTGGAGAGGTCGTGCTCCACGTCCTTCAGCACACGGGCCAGCACGACGGCCACGTCATCCACCAGGGACTCCCCGGCGTCGAGGCCCGCGTCAGGTTCCAGAGCAGCTTCCTCCAAAAGCCCAGGGCGTCCGCCCCGTCCCCAAAGGCCGCTGCCAACCTGCGCGCCTGCCTGTCCACGATGGCCCCCCGCTCATGGCGCTTGACCCGCGCCGCGTCGCCCAGCTCCCAGACGACCTCCAACCCCTGGCTGGGGGCGGCCCGGACAGTCAGTGTCTCGGTACTACCTTGCGGCAAAAACAGGGTTTTCGCCCAGGCAACCAGCTCGTTCAGCGTGACGGCGGGGCGCGGGCTTTTCTGCGTGGCTCCCCTCCTCGTCAGGATTTCTCAACTGTCAGGCAGTCTCTTTCTTGCTCTTCCGGCCCTTTAGGAAACGCTGCACGGGCCACCCGGGCAGTGTCTCTGGGAATCCCACTGAGGAATTCAAGTCTTAAGCTCATAGCCCAGTGTGCGTTCCGCCGCCCAATTCGTCACCAGTATCGAATCTTGTCCGCTCCCTAACTTCCGCTACCCTAAGACCGACGAGGTGTGGGCCGTGCCGAACGCAGAACCACAGGTCCCAAATCCGTTGTACCTGCTCGACTGCGACCTGAAGCCGGAGGAGGTACGCCGTGAGTATCTAGCGCTCTGGACTTATCTCCAGCAGGGCGTGGCCTGGACGTCAGCGCCCGGTATCTGCGCGCCAGCCGCTCCCTCTAATACGGTCAGGAGCGCCGCCCGCCGTCTTTCTGCTGCTCTGCTCGAAGGAGCGGTTGAGACGAGCGCTGATGGGACTGCCCGAGCTGCGGCGCGTGGTGTGGTAGGCCCTGAACACCCTCGGGCCTGCGCTGCTCAAGGGCGAGGGCCGGGTGTACGGGGGAGGCCTGCACAAGCTGGAGCCCCGCGAACTGGCGAATGCGCCAGTGGCCGCCCTCCAGGCGTTGCTGGAGGCTGCCCCGGAGATGGCCCCGCTGCCCTAGGAGCGAGAGGACGTCCGGCAACGGCACGAACGGGCCAGGAGAACAGGTGAAGCGGCGCAAGACGTACAGGAAGGTGCGGGACAGGGCGACCGGACGGTCGGTCCTCCTCCACCGCAGGCTCGCGGCCGAGATGCTGGGCCGCCCCCTGTTGTCTGGAGAGATCGTCCACCACCGCGACGGAAACAGCACCAACAACGCCCGGGAGAACCTGCTGGTGCTGCCCAGCCAGCGCTACCACGCCCACGTGGAGTACCACCTGCGCTGCGAAAAGCGGGGGATGTCCAGCCTCTTCCCCGAGCTGCTCAGCAGCGTGAAGGAGGAAAGGCCGGGCACCCTGTTCGAGGGTGTGCTGCCGCATCAGGAGGGAGCTTCGCGTCTCGCTCGGCGCGAACATCAGCAAAGGACGCACTCTCCCCTCCGTGATGACCCCCGGCAGCGCTCATGGGGCTGAGACAAGATGCAGAGATTTTAGTACGCCAAGGAAAAAGCACGTGCGTGACGCGCTTTCTTGGAGCAGGACGTTACAGACATGTCCCCCAGCCGATGTTCGGGCATGATGCAGGCGACCCGTCGAGATACGCGTCAGGACTGGAAATAATGCCCCTCGTCTAGGTCGGCGATCAGGCCAGGGTGAGTCGGCTGCCAGCCGAGTCCCTCGCGCGTCCAGGTGCTGCTGGTGGGCAGGTCCCGCCCGAAGAACGCGCCGAGCCAGCCGAAGTGCGCTTGCGCCTCCTCCGGGCTCTTCGAGACCACGGGCAGGTTGAGCTGTCGCCCGATGGCCGAAGCGATCTCGCGGGTCGGCACGCCTTCCTCGGCCACGGCGTGGTAGCGCGCCCCGGCCTGCCCGCCCTCCAACGCCAATCGGACCGCGCGGGCCGCGTCCAGGCGGTGCACGGCGGGCCAGCGGCCCTGTCCATCCCCGATGTAGGCCGACACGCCCTGCTGCTGGGCAATGGTGATGAGCTGGGCGACGAGGCCGTGGTCGCCCGGGCCGTGGACGGTCGGCGGATACCGCATCACCACCCCGCGCACGCCCCGCTCTGCTGCCGCAAG from Deinococcus planocerae includes the following:
- a CDS encoding DUF433 domain-containing protein, giving the protein MNERIVIDPAICNGRPTVKGTRITAQTVIEFLAAGDSIEDVLDEYPTLTREDVLACLAFSSRLLAHQFTVEKTA
- a CDS encoding DUF5615 family PIN-like protein — translated: MRRRLEARRLPAEGAGEKPTDLELWTYATEHALVIVTKDADFIDRMLALDAPPPWLVRLHCGNLRARPMREFLEA
- a CDS encoding type II toxin-antitoxin system HicB family antitoxin — its product is MAQTYLCVVEQGDEGSSWGAYALDLPVSATGASRDKVVRLLRERLALHIDWLRADGEEVPPPTTTEAQHRAELEADEAPEISDLSRTEFLLLEPVSFHAAVMVLERLRWKAGLSQRQVAERLLNPFKLDQDRARLRAVAAALGQEPGSEPVDRPA
- a CDS encoding SDR family oxidoreductase: MRVFVTGATGWIGSAVVQELLGAGHEVLGLARGDASADRLRQQGVEVQRGDLADPESLAAGARQSEGVVHTAYTHDFSDMVGAAATDLTAVRALVSALEGTGHPLIISSGMAGRTEHDAGDPGAMPRLQSEVAALAAAERGVRGVVMRYPPTVHGPGDHGLVAQLITIAQQQGVSAYIGDGQGRWPAVHRLDAARAVRLALEGGQAGARYHAVAEEGVPTREIASAIGRQLNLPVVSKSPEEAQAHFGWLGAFFGRDLPTSSTWTREGLGWQPTHPGLIADLDEGHYFQS
- a CDS encoding excalibur calcium-binding domain-containing protein, which encodes MRPLPFLALLWASVAAAEVPASITGVPTITDGDTLQIRGTKIRLHGVDAPESSQTYLRAGKVYGCGREAAFALADLVRGKNVTCTRQDVDRYGRMVAVCTVGCVEVNRWLVQQGHALPSLQYGGAIYRDAEATARAAKRGLYAESFQNPWDYRRNPQNPVTAGTPRAASPAPAATPSSSAGGVYYRNCAAARAAGAAPVRAGQPGYGTHLDRDRDGVGCE
- a CDS encoding HNH endonuclease, which gives rise to MKRRKTYRKVRDRATGRSVLLHRRLAAEMLGRPLLSGEIVHHRDGNSTNNARENLLVLPSQRYHAHVEYHLRCEKRGMSSLFPELLSSVKEERPGTLFEGVLPHQEGASRLARREHQQRTHSPLRDDPRQRSWG
- a CDS encoding helix-turn-helix domain-containing protein, giving the protein MTAPTVDPEALFLAWKAASVHAGGPLARYIETEGQHAAALDLPEAVWEAKARSPELGSLLGLLAGHIAAYEERAFPMPASPPHRLLAFLMEQQGVTVAALAQATGIGQEELDDLLSGQQDLTRRQMHTLAQALHVSPQVLL